A part of Larkinella insperata genomic DNA contains:
- a CDS encoding dicarboxylate/amino acid:cation symporter, with translation MKLNITTKIVIGFALGVLIGQILHSTSDPETAASIGAKFQVVSKVFLKLIKMIVGPLVFSTLVVGIAKLGDFKVVGRIGIKTLGYFYFATILSLLVGLVVVNITRPGTIQSWPRPASGTSVGIEGKKLSSVEDFILHIFPDSAFRALAENEILQIVVFSLFFGIALGAIGEKGKGLMKALDALSELVFKMVGYVMQLAPYAVLGAMTAVVAAKGLGILVSYAYLLICFYGGLLFFIFVILAGICAFMRIPFFKLLAQMKESLLLSFSTASSEASLPQQIKALEDFGISPRIIGFVLPLGYSFNLDGSMMYMTFATGFLAQAYGVTLSLEQQVIMLLTLMVTSKGIAGVPRASLVVIAGTMAMFDLPPEGLALILGVDPFLDMGRSATSVAGNAVATCVISKWEGDFVKPENEVSLE, from the coding sequence ATGAAACTAAACATCACCACGAAAATTGTTATTGGCTTTGCGCTGGGCGTCCTTATTGGTCAGATTCTGCACAGTACCTCCGACCCCGAAACAGCCGCTTCGATTGGTGCCAAATTCCAAGTGGTCAGCAAAGTTTTTCTGAAACTGATCAAAATGATTGTCGGACCGCTGGTGTTCTCGACGCTCGTGGTCGGCATTGCCAAGCTGGGCGATTTTAAAGTGGTGGGCCGCATCGGCATCAAAACCCTCGGCTATTTTTATTTTGCCACCATCCTGTCGCTGCTCGTCGGGCTGGTTGTGGTGAATATTACGCGCCCCGGTACCATCCAGAGCTGGCCCCGGCCCGCATCGGGCACGAGTGTCGGTATTGAGGGCAAGAAACTAAGCAGTGTCGAAGATTTTATTCTGCATATCTTCCCCGACAGTGCGTTCCGGGCGCTGGCGGAAAATGAAATCCTGCAAATTGTCGTTTTCTCGCTCTTTTTCGGCATCGCGCTCGGGGCCATCGGTGAAAAAGGAAAAGGGCTGATGAAGGCCCTCGACGCGCTGAGCGAACTGGTTTTCAAAATGGTCGGCTACGTCATGCAACTGGCTCCGTACGCGGTTCTGGGCGCGATGACGGCCGTTGTAGCCGCCAAGGGCCTGGGCATTCTGGTTTCCTACGCGTACCTGCTGATCTGTTTCTACGGCGGTCTGCTGTTCTTTATCTTCGTGATTCTGGCCGGTATCTGCGCCTTTATGCGGATTCCGTTCTTTAAGTTGCTGGCCCAGATGAAAGAGTCGCTGCTGCTTTCGTTCAGTACGGCGAGTTCCGAAGCTTCGCTTCCCCAGCAGATCAAGGCCCTCGAAGATTTCGGTATTTCCCCCCGCATCATCGGTTTTGTCCTGCCGCTAGGCTATTCGTTTAACCTCGACGGTTCGATGATGTACATGACGTTTGCCACGGGCTTTCTGGCCCAGGCCTATGGGGTTACCCTCTCGCTGGAGCAGCAGGTCATCATGCTTCTGACCCTGATGGTGACCTCCAAAGGCATTGCGGGGGTTCCGCGGGCGTCGCTGGTGGTGATTGCCGGAACGATGGCGATGTTTGATCTGCCCCCCGAAGGACTGGCCCTGATTTTGGGCGTTGATCCGTTTCTGGACATGGGCCGGTCGGCAACGAGCGTGGCCGGTAATGCCGTCGCTACCTGCGTCATTTCCAAATGGGAAGGCGATTTTGTCAAACCCGAAAACGAGGTCTCACTCGAGTAA
- a CDS encoding chromate transporter, whose translation MTQQAILETELAPYFTEKAPFQVPFSFREGFVRYWPFVSLVFLIIAIPAILVFLGLGTALLPVSFLGGVGLGLQYNISMILAIVGTVLSIAALPGLFNRRRQGWVLSYYAQLISILASLITFSIFSVIIGLLWLLLLFQVRSYYR comes from the coding sequence ATGACACAACAAGCAATTTTAGAAACGGAGTTAGCTCCTTATTTTACTGAGAAAGCGCCCTTCCAGGTTCCATTCAGTTTCCGCGAGGGATTTGTCAGATACTGGCCATTTGTATCCCTGGTTTTTCTGATCATCGCCATTCCCGCCATTCTGGTTTTCCTCGGGTTGGGAACGGCCCTGCTTCCCGTCTCGTTTCTGGGCGGTGTTGGCCTGGGTTTGCAGTACAACATCTCCATGATTCTGGCAATTGTCGGAACCGTGCTGAGCATTGCCGCCCTGCCGGGCTTGTTCAACCGCAGACGACAGGGCTGGGTGTTGAGTTACTACGCCCAACTCATCAGCATTCTAGCCAGCCTGATTACGTTCAGTATTTTTTCGGTTATCATCGGGTTGCTCTGGCTGCTTTTGCTCTTTCAGGTGCGTTCTTATTACCGATAA
- a CDS encoding ABC transporter ATP-binding protein, whose product MNILETHRIVKQYAQHRALDDVSINIPRGQIFGLLGPNGAGKTSLIRIINQITGPDEGEVFFDGKPLGPEHIGRIGYLPEERGLYKKMKVGEQLLYLAQLKGLSQRQAMDKLKDWFIKFDIKTWWTKNVEDLSKGMQQKIQFVATVLHEPDLIILDEPFSGFDPINANLIKDEILELRQKGSTIIFSTHRMESVEELCDHIALINRSKKVLDGPKKAIKEQFKTNTYHVEYQGPLSDLNPAYTILDRKPVEDGYQRANIRIPPDAAVNDLVRDLIDHVTVRSFGENIPSMNDIFIKAVGEVPTT is encoded by the coding sequence ATGAATATCCTGGAAACCCACCGCATTGTCAAACAATACGCTCAGCACCGGGCTTTGGACGACGTCAGCATCAACATCCCGCGCGGTCAGATTTTCGGTCTGCTGGGTCCCAACGGCGCCGGTAAAACCTCCCTCATCCGCATCATCAACCAGATCACCGGTCCCGACGAGGGCGAAGTATTCTTCGACGGGAAACCGCTGGGCCCCGAGCACATCGGCCGCATCGGCTACCTGCCCGAAGAGCGCGGTCTGTACAAAAAGATGAAGGTGGGTGAACAACTGCTGTACCTGGCCCAGTTGAAAGGACTCAGCCAACGGCAGGCCATGGACAAGCTGAAGGATTGGTTTATCAAATTCGACATCAAAACGTGGTGGACCAAAAACGTCGAGGACCTGTCGAAGGGTATGCAGCAGAAAATTCAGTTTGTGGCAACGGTTCTGCACGAACCGGATCTGATCATCCTCGACGAACCGTTTTCCGGCTTCGACCCCATTAACGCCAACCTGATTAAAGACGAAATTCTGGAACTGCGCCAGAAAGGCAGCACCATCATCTTCTCGACCCACCGGATGGAATCCGTCGAGGAGCTTTGCGACCACATCGCCCTGATCAACCGCTCGAAAAAAGTGCTCGACGGCCCTAAGAAAGCCATCAAGGAGCAGTTTAAAACAAATACTTACCACGTTGAATACCAGGGCCCATTGAGCGATTTAAACCCGGCCTATACAATTCTGGACAGAAAACCGGTGGAAGACGGGTATCAGCGGGCCAACATCCGGATCCCGCCCGATGCCGCCGTCAACGACCTGGTCCGCGACCTGATCGACCACGTAACCGTGCGCTCGTTCGGCGAGAACATTCCTTCCATGAACGATATCTTTATCAAAGCCGTCGGCGAAGTTCCAACCACTTAA
- a CDS encoding ABC transporter permease, with product MRTIFLILKREYLVRVKKKSFLIMTFVTPLLVSCLWLIPILFAMRDIDQKKVEVIDENGKFAKTFKNTNELVFTPVKLPVENAKKDFSQSGYDVLVHIPKDILENPKSLKIYAEKNVSLEVKNGIENAVEQEIENIRLLEAGIDRKVLESTKANVSSDTYSLSDEGEKDSSSGAATGIGYFCAFVIYMAIFIYGVQVMRGVMEEKTNRIVEVIISSVKPFQLMAGKITGVALVGLTQFMLWILLTFGMSSAISSFVGQSVGPQQRVEMMAQSPGQNQTAPAEKPKTEQKNNPMNSILKAIGTLDIPLIIGCFLIYFIGGYLIYSALFAAVGSAVDSDTDVQQFMFPVTMPLVLSFIMAQFVIREPDGAVAFWMSMIPFTSPIVMMVRIPFGVPFWEVALSVSLLIVGFLGTSWLAARIYRVGILMYGKKPSYKELAKWLFYKV from the coding sequence ATGCGAACTATTTTCCTTATCCTCAAACGCGAGTACCTGGTCCGGGTCAAGAAGAAATCATTCCTGATCATGACCTTCGTGACGCCCCTGCTGGTTTCCTGTCTCTGGCTTATTCCGATCCTGTTCGCCATGCGCGACATTGATCAGAAGAAAGTCGAGGTGATTGACGAAAACGGCAAGTTTGCCAAAACGTTCAAAAACACGAACGAGCTGGTGTTTACGCCGGTGAAGCTGCCGGTGGAAAACGCTAAAAAGGATTTTAGCCAGAGCGGTTACGACGTGCTGGTCCACATTCCGAAAGACATTCTGGAAAATCCGAAAAGCCTGAAAATCTATGCGGAAAAGAACGTTAGCCTGGAGGTGAAAAATGGCATTGAAAACGCCGTTGAGCAGGAAATCGAAAACATCCGGCTGCTGGAAGCGGGCATTGACCGCAAAGTGCTGGAAAGCACAAAAGCCAACGTTTCCTCGGATACGTACAGCCTGAGCGATGAAGGCGAAAAAGACAGCAGCTCGGGCGCGGCCACGGGTATCGGCTACTTCTGCGCTTTCGTGATCTACATGGCCATTTTCATCTACGGTGTGCAGGTGATGCGGGGCGTTATGGAAGAAAAGACCAACCGGATTGTTGAGGTAATTATCTCGTCGGTAAAACCGTTTCAGCTGATGGCGGGGAAAATCACCGGTGTTGCCCTGGTGGGTCTGACGCAGTTTATGCTCTGGATTCTGCTCACGTTCGGCATGTCGTCGGCCATATCGAGTTTTGTGGGCCAGAGCGTGGGGCCGCAGCAACGCGTTGAAATGATGGCGCAGTCGCCTGGGCAGAACCAGACCGCCCCCGCCGAAAAACCCAAGACCGAGCAGAAAAACAACCCGATGAATTCGATTCTGAAAGCCATCGGTACGCTCGACATTCCGCTGATCATTGGCTGTTTCCTGATTTACTTCATTGGCGGTTACCTGATTTACAGCGCCTTGTTTGCGGCCGTTGGGTCCGCCGTCGACAGCGATACCGACGTGCAGCAGTTTATGTTCCCGGTCACGATGCCGCTGGTTCTTTCGTTTATCATGGCGCAGTTCGTTATCCGCGAACCCGACGGCGCGGTGGCCTTCTGGATGTCAATGATTCCGTTTACCTCCCCCATCGTCATGATGGTGCGTATCCCGTTCGGCGTGCCTTTTTGGGAAGTCGCCCTGTCGGTTTCGCTACTGATCGTCGGCTTCCTGGGTACGTCCTGGCTGGCAGCCCGCATCTACCGCGTTGGCATCCTGATGTACGGCAAAAAACCGTCGTACAAAGAACTGGCAAAATGGCTATTCTATAAAGTTTGA
- a CDS encoding LytR/AlgR family response regulator transcription factor encodes MKIVIVEDEPLAVKRMEGLIREVAPEAEIMGKIDTVRAFVRWWQTHPAPDLLLMDIQLADGLSFEIFQQVDVKTPVIFTTAYDEYALRAFKVNSVDYLLKPIEQEELAKAIQKFRNQQQNAGLQSGASENLAKMLEEFGIKPVSYKNRFLIKQGGRFDVVETADIMYLYADDKVVFLITNQNRKYIVDETLDELEGKLDPRLFFRVNRKYITHLSAIERIEPYFNGRLRIWLKHRPSEEEVSVSRERADSFKTWLNT; translated from the coding sequence ATGAAAATAGTAATTGTGGAAGACGAGCCGCTGGCCGTTAAGCGAATGGAGGGGTTAATTCGGGAAGTGGCACCCGAGGCCGAGATCATGGGCAAAATTGATACGGTACGGGCTTTCGTCCGCTGGTGGCAGACCCATCCGGCTCCGGACCTGCTGCTGATGGATATTCAACTGGCCGACGGGCTGAGTTTCGAGATCTTTCAGCAGGTGGACGTCAAGACGCCGGTTATTTTCACGACGGCTTACGACGAGTACGCCCTGCGGGCTTTTAAAGTCAACAGCGTTGATTATTTGCTAAAACCCATTGAGCAGGAAGAACTGGCGAAAGCCATTCAAAAATTCCGGAACCAGCAACAGAACGCAGGCCTGCAGTCGGGAGCTTCCGAAAACCTGGCGAAAATGCTCGAAGAATTTGGCATCAAGCCGGTTTCATACAAAAACCGTTTTCTGATCAAGCAGGGCGGACGGTTTGACGTGGTCGAAACCGCGGACATCATGTATCTCTACGCCGACGATAAAGTGGTTTTTCTGATCACGAATCAAAACCGCAAATACATCGTCGACGAAACACTGGACGAACTGGAAGGCAAACTGGACCCCCGGTTGTTTTTCCGGGTCAACCGCAAATACATCACGCACCTGTCGGCCATCGAGCGCATCGAACCTTACTTTAACGGCCGGCTCCGGATCTGGCTGAAGCACCGCCCGTCGGAAGAGGAAGTGTCCGTCAGTCGGGAGCGGGCCGACTCCTTCAAAACCTGGCTGAATACGTAA
- a CDS encoding sensor histidine kinase, with protein MRNKLRLCVLLSMLALLIYALMMTESGISTELKWTIISIVIGSGLVIYTALSWFIPYILNHSAEQLSPQKLVSLTVTSSGILAAITGFVATLSLDCFGNVDFRTTDYCSICGLFAIITAGITAVYSLKSFVQRWKALLLMEEGLKQAVLKAEFESLKNQVNPHFLFNSLNILSALIPEDTGKSVQFVERLSKVFRYSLQHSEQNTIELATELKIAESYLFINQMRFGESFRYTVDLSEADRNRQIVTQGLLTLLENVVKHNECSLEKPLVIQIYTEKDCLVVSNSYQPKSRLRTDSTGIGLKNLQNRYVQLAADRPVEIAQTEREFMVKLPLLEPAAHRTVGNS; from the coding sequence ATGAGAAATAAATTGAGACTGTGCGTTCTGCTGAGTATGCTGGCGCTGCTGATTTACGCATTGATGATGACGGAATCGGGCATATCCACGGAATTAAAATGGACCATTATCAGCATTGTCATTGGGAGCGGTCTGGTCATTTACACGGCATTGTCCTGGTTTATACCGTATATTCTGAACCATTCGGCGGAACAGTTATCGCCCCAGAAGCTGGTTTCGCTGACCGTCACGTCGAGCGGTATTCTGGCGGCCATCACGGGTTTTGTCGCCACGTTGAGTCTGGATTGTTTCGGCAACGTCGATTTTCGTACTACGGATTACTGCTCGATCTGCGGTTTGTTTGCCATCATCACGGCGGGCATCACGGCGGTTTATTCGCTGAAATCCTTCGTGCAGCGCTGGAAAGCTCTGCTGCTGATGGAAGAGGGCTTGAAACAGGCCGTCCTGAAAGCCGAGTTTGAGTCGCTGAAAAACCAGGTTAATCCGCACTTTCTGTTCAATTCGCTGAACATTCTGAGCGCCCTGATTCCGGAAGATACGGGCAAATCGGTGCAATTTGTCGAACGGCTTTCGAAGGTTTTTCGCTACAGTTTGCAGCATTCGGAGCAGAATACCATTGAACTCGCTACGGAGCTGAAAATTGCCGAATCGTACCTGTTTATCAACCAGATGCGCTTTGGCGAAAGCTTCCGCTATACCGTCGATCTGTCGGAAGCCGACCGCAACCGCCAGATTGTTACGCAGGGCCTGCTGACGTTGCTGGAAAACGTGGTCAAGCACAACGAATGTTCGCTGGAAAAGCCGCTGGTGATCCAGATTTATACCGAAAAAGATTGCCTGGTGGTGTCGAACTCCTACCAGCCCAAAAGCCGGTTGCGGACCGATTCGACGGGCATTGGGTTGAAAAATTTACAAAACCGCTACGTCCAGCTAGCCGCCGACCGCCCGGTGGAAATCGCCCAGACGGAGCGGGAGTTTATGGTTAAATTGCCTTTACTGGAACCGGCGGCCCATCGTACGGTTGGAAATTCATGA
- a CDS encoding head GIN domain-containing protein produces MSNLLDVLLIADAMPVEPVKNYLHLTLLTIGLLALVTTIWWQTDKESYEEVTEELPITAFEKLEIWGMLNVLVSDGPTYSLTARGSRRAIQNVKVRQRGKWLKIGSGFFFWHRQYDLLLTLTTPNLSKLDVSGACTVQLSGFRELAALDIDITGASNVSLEGEAQLLNIDITGASRLSLIGRGNTLAADLTGASTLHALQFPVEDATVEVTGACTAQIYATRILKAEATGASKVHYQGEPSVHFESSGAGSIKKV; encoded by the coding sequence ATGAGTAACTTACTGGATGTATTGCTGATTGCCGATGCAATGCCGGTTGAACCCGTTAAAAACTACCTGCACCTCACCCTGCTGACCATAGGTCTGCTGGCGCTGGTGACGACCATCTGGTGGCAAACCGACAAGGAGTCGTACGAGGAAGTAACGGAAGAGCTGCCCATTACGGCGTTCGAAAAGTTGGAAATCTGGGGTATGCTCAACGTGCTGGTGTCCGACGGACCCACCTACTCGTTGACCGCCCGGGGATCGCGCCGGGCCATTCAGAACGTAAAGGTGCGGCAGCGGGGCAAATGGCTGAAAATCGGTTCCGGCTTTTTCTTCTGGCACCGGCAGTATGATCTGCTGCTTACGCTGACCACGCCCAACCTGAGCAAACTGGACGTATCGGGCGCCTGCACCGTTCAGCTTTCCGGATTCCGTGAACTGGCCGCGCTGGATATCGACATTACCGGGGCGTCGAACGTCTCGCTGGAAGGGGAGGCTCAATTGCTGAACATCGACATCACGGGCGCATCCCGCTTATCGCTCATCGGGCGGGGCAACACGCTGGCGGCCGACCTGACGGGCGCATCAACGCTCCACGCCCTGCAGTTTCCGGTAGAGGATGCCACCGTGGAGGTGACGGGTGCCTGCACCGCCCAGATTTACGCCACGCGCATCCTGAAAGCCGAGGCAACCGGGGCCAGCAAAGTACATTACCAGGGCGAGCCAAGTGTGCATTTTGAAAGCTCCGGCGCCGGTTCCATTAAGAAAGTATAG
- a CDS encoding DUF4494 domain-containing protein, giving the protein MPSWYQGKIRYQLQDPTGKFKTINEAYLIDAVSYTDAEARLYKEVAANTPDFTVTAINRMRLADLFHFEEGGETWYKCKVVFITEDDKGREKRIVNQMLVNAENVKQAYERIEISLRNMLIPFETTDVNTTKILDIFPYAEEERLPANLRPLSEVVEQEEN; this is encoded by the coding sequence ATGCCAAGCTGGTATCAGGGAAAAATTCGCTATCAATTACAGGATCCCACCGGAAAATTTAAAACCATCAACGAAGCCTACTTGATTGACGCCGTTTCGTACACCGACGCCGAAGCCCGTTTGTACAAGGAGGTAGCCGCCAACACGCCCGATTTTACGGTGACGGCCATCAACCGGATGCGGCTGGCCGACCTGTTTCATTTCGAGGAAGGCGGAGAGACCTGGTACAAATGCAAGGTCGTGTTCATTACGGAGGACGATAAAGGCCGCGAAAAACGCATTGTGAACCAGATGCTGGTGAACGCCGAGAACGTCAAGCAGGCGTACGAACGCATTGAAATCAGCCTGCGCAACATGCTGATTCCGTTTGAAACGACGGACGTTAACACCACAAAAATTCTGGATATCTTCCCCTACGCGGAGGAAGAACGGTTACCGGCCAACCTGCGCCCCCTGAGTGAGGTGGTGGAACAGGAAGAAAATTAA
- a CDS encoding FG-GAP-like repeat-containing protein, translating to MLEKDTMSILDIDYFYNGGGVAIGDFNNDSLQDVFFTGNLVANRLYLNKGDFKFTDITEQAGVGGAGKWCSGVALVDINNDGLLDIYVGATIRKSAHERENMLFVNQGWKGQKDNIPVFKEMAKEYGIADDGYTTNAAFFDYDNDGDLDLFVLTNMAEKYPSAYRKKVTDGSSPTTDRLYRNDFDAKLGHPVFTDVSKETGIQLEGYGLGLNICDINRDGWKDIYITNDFLSEDHFFINNQNGGFDRPAFSDRAGAFFKHTSMSAMGNDITDLNNDGLMDIVVLDMLPGDNQRKKMFIPPNNYQNYLNNEEFQYQYQYMRNTLQINQGFRPGTREPVFSEVSLMAGVAATDWSWTPLAVDFDHDGFRDIVVTNGFPKDITDRDFMMYYANNSSVATKEFMLSQIPVIKINNYAFKNNGGNLTFSDVSREWGLQTPAFSGGAAYGDLDNDGDLDMVINNINDSAFVYRNNLVEQKPQQANYLRIRFKGSEQNRMGLGAFVELKYGKGQQQVYEHTIYRGYLSTMENAAHFGLGDAQVIEEVRISWPAQNGKPGKSQTLRNVKANQVLTVDVKNATETATLPTTPPAGTLFRDVTDSLQVKFVHQEPEYIDFNQQKLLPHKLSQYGPAVSVGDVNGDGLDDLFIGGSRTQKGTFLLQTAAGKLVPQDLLPGPAGEAKPEEDMGSLLFDADGDGDLDLYVASGGFEGEPNSAAYQDRFYVNDGKGRFTVSGQALPQNRMSKSCVKAADYDRDGDLDLFVGGRVVPQQYPRPVSSFILRNDSRPGQPKFTDVTKTVAPELQNIGLVCDALWTDTDNDGWPDLMLAGEWMPLSILKNNRGKLLIDKRDGVSFQTPKLANSKAVPTGWWNSLVAADFDRDGDMDYIAGNLGLNTLARASETEPVRVYAKDFDNNGFYDAIPTVFFPDADGKRREYPFNGREDLIRQIIAMRARFPLNKDFAEATIDKLLKEEELKDAIVLEANYMKSAYVENKGDGSFELHDLPMQAQTAPVFGMLADDFDHDGNPDVLLVGNDFSNELLVGRLDALNGLFLKGDGKGGFKPLNPAASGFYVPGNAKGLVQLSGASPGTSWVVATQNRGPLKVFRSVAAPQTVRLKPTDVAATLQYANGQKQKLEFYYGQSFLSQSAREVSIGKAVKALEVIDSKGGKRMVALQPLARK from the coding sequence ATGCTCGAAAAGGACACCATGAGCATCCTGGACATCGACTACTTTTATAATGGGGGTGGGGTAGCCATCGGCGATTTCAACAACGACAGCCTGCAGGACGTCTTTTTTACGGGCAACCTGGTCGCTAACCGGCTCTATCTGAACAAAGGTGACTTTAAGTTTACGGATATCACGGAACAGGCGGGTGTTGGCGGAGCCGGCAAATGGTGCTCAGGAGTGGCGCTGGTCGACATCAATAACGATGGACTCCTGGATATATACGTCGGGGCAACCATCCGGAAATCCGCGCACGAGCGGGAAAACATGCTGTTTGTCAATCAGGGCTGGAAGGGTCAGAAGGACAACATCCCGGTTTTCAAGGAAATGGCCAAAGAATATGGCATTGCCGATGATGGATATACGACCAACGCGGCTTTCTTCGACTACGACAACGACGGCGATCTGGACCTGTTTGTGCTGACCAACATGGCCGAGAAGTATCCGAGTGCGTACCGCAAGAAAGTCACGGACGGCTCATCGCCCACCACCGACCGGCTTTATCGCAATGACTTTGATGCAAAACTTGGGCATCCGGTTTTTACCGATGTGTCGAAAGAAACCGGCATCCAACTGGAAGGATACGGGTTGGGCTTGAATATTTGCGACATTAACCGCGATGGCTGGAAGGATATTTACATTACAAACGACTTTCTGTCTGAAGATCATTTCTTCATCAACAACCAGAACGGGGGCTTTGACCGACCCGCCTTTTCCGACCGGGCCGGCGCTTTCTTCAAACATACCAGTATGTCGGCGATGGGCAATGACATTACCGACCTAAACAACGATGGATTGATGGATATCGTCGTACTGGATATGTTACCGGGCGACAACCAGCGGAAAAAAATGTTTATTCCACCGAACAACTACCAGAACTACCTGAACAACGAAGAATTTCAGTACCAATACCAGTACATGCGCAACACGCTGCAGATCAACCAGGGTTTTCGGCCCGGCACACGCGAACCGGTATTCAGCGAAGTGAGCCTGATGGCGGGCGTGGCCGCCACCGATTGGAGCTGGACTCCGCTGGCCGTGGACTTCGATCACGACGGCTTTCGGGATATCGTGGTCACCAATGGCTTTCCCAAAGACATTACCGACCGGGATTTTATGATGTATTACGCCAACAACTCGTCGGTCGCCACCAAAGAGTTTATGCTGAGCCAGATTCCGGTGATCAAAATCAACAATTACGCCTTCAAGAATAACGGGGGCAACCTGACGTTTTCGGATGTGTCCCGCGAGTGGGGGTTACAGACCCCGGCGTTTTCGGGCGGGGCGGCCTACGGTGATCTGGACAACGACGGCGATCTGGACATGGTGATCAACAACATCAACGATTCCGCGTTTGTGTACCGCAACAACCTGGTGGAGCAGAAACCGCAGCAGGCCAACTACCTCCGCATCCGCTTTAAAGGCAGCGAGCAGAACCGAATGGGTCTTGGGGCTTTTGTCGAACTCAAATACGGAAAAGGCCAGCAGCAGGTCTACGAACACACCATTTACCGGGGCTATCTCTCTACGATGGAGAATGCCGCCCATTTCGGCTTGGGTGATGCCCAGGTGATTGAGGAAGTTCGGATTAGCTGGCCCGCCCAGAACGGCAAACCCGGCAAGTCGCAAACGCTCCGGAACGTGAAAGCCAATCAAGTGCTGACGGTTGACGTGAAAAACGCAACCGAAACCGCCACGTTGCCGACCACCCCGCCCGCCGGAACCTTGTTTCGGGATGTGACGGACTCCCTCCAGGTGAAATTTGTGCATCAGGAACCGGAGTACATCGATTTTAACCAGCAAAAACTCCTGCCGCATAAATTGTCGCAGTACGGACCGGCGGTTTCGGTGGGGGATGTCAACGGCGACGGCCTGGATGATTTATTTATCGGAGGATCGCGAACGCAGAAGGGCACCTTTCTGCTGCAGACGGCGGCCGGAAAACTGGTCCCGCAGGATCTATTACCCGGCCCGGCGGGGGAGGCCAAACCGGAAGAAGACATGGGGTCCCTGCTCTTTGATGCCGACGGCGACGGTGACCTGGATCTGTACGTGGCCAGCGGGGGCTTCGAAGGGGAACCCAATTCGGCCGCTTACCAGGACCGGTTTTACGTAAACGACGGGAAAGGGCGGTTTACGGTGTCGGGTCAGGCGCTGCCGCAAAACCGCATGAGTAAATCGTGCGTTAAAGCCGCCGATTACGACCGCGACGGCGATCTGGATTTGTTTGTGGGCGGTCGCGTGGTACCCCAACAATACCCCCGTCCGGTTTCGAGTTTCATCCTGCGTAATGATTCCCGGCCCGGACAGCCGAAGTTTACGGACGTGACCAAAACCGTGGCGCCCGAACTGCAAAACATTGGTTTGGTCTGCGATGCGCTCTGGACCGATACCGACAACGATGGCTGGCCCGACCTGATGCTGGCGGGAGAATGGATGCCGCTGTCTATTCTGAAAAACAACCGGGGAAAACTGCTGATTGATAAACGCGACGGCGTTTCGTTCCAGACTCCCAAACTGGCCAACTCGAAGGCCGTTCCGACCGGCTGGTGGAATTCTCTGGTGGCAGCAGACTTCGACCGGGATGGTGATATGGACTACATTGCCGGTAACCTGGGCCTGAACACCCTGGCCCGCGCCAGTGAAACCGAACCGGTTCGGGTGTACGCCAAGGATTTTGACAACAACGGTTTTTACGACGCCATTCCGACGGTCTTTTTTCCGGACGCCGATGGCAAGCGCCGGGAATACCCCTTTAATGGGCGGGAGGATCTGATTCGTCAGATCATCGCCATGCGGGCCCGGTTTCCGTTGAACAAAGACTTTGCCGAGGCCACCATCGACAAACTGCTGAAGGAAGAGGAATTGAAGGATGCCATTGTGCTGGAAGCCAACTACATGAAATCGGCTTACGTGGAAAACAAAGGAGACGGGAGTTTTGAACTGCACGATTTGCCCATGCAGGCGCAGACGGCCCCGGTTTTTGGAATGCTGGCCGATGACTTCGACCACGACGGTAATCCGGACGTGTTGCTGGTGGGGAATGATTTCAGCAACGAACTGCTGGTGGGGCGGCTCGATGCCCTGAACGGCTTGTTTCTGAAAGGCGACGGCAAAGGTGGATTCAAGCCCCTGAATCCGGCCGCCAGCGGTTTTTACGTTCCCGGTAATGCCAAAGGGCTGGTACAATTGTCGGGGGCCAGTCCGGGGACGTCGTGGGTTGTTGCAACCCAGAACCGGGGGCCGCTCAAGGTGTTCCGCTCGGTCGCTGCTCCGCAAACCGTTCGGTTGAAACCGACCGACGTAGCGGCCACGCTGCAGTACGCAAACGGGCAAAAACAAAAGCTGGAGTTTTACTACGGGCAATCGTTTCTCTCCCAGTCAGCCAGGGAGGTTTCGATCGGCAAGGCGGTTAAAGCCCTGGAAGTCATTGATTCGAAAGGGGGGAAGCGGATGGTTGCGTTGCAGCCGCTGGCGCGGAAATAA